Below is a genomic region from Falco naumanni isolate bFalNau1 chromosome 2, bFalNau1.pat, whole genome shotgun sequence.
tggcctccagaggccccttccaaccctgaccatgctgtgattcGTTACTGTACCAACAAACCTGTGCTTAAGACAGCTCTTCccactgcttctgcagccaCAGGATCTATCAAatcctctccccagctgcactTTGCCAGAGACAAGATAAACCCAACCGAAAAGGCCACTATGCCTCTCACATCTCCaccctttcctgcagcagtgctgaagATCAGCATGCCTCCCAGCGTGCCAgtggagcagctctgtggtgtgACTGTGCACAGCAGCTCACCTCCCCAGTGACAGCTGACCACACTTTGAGCGTATTGTCATCTGAGCCACTGACTATCCGGTTGCCACAGAACTGCAGGCAGGTAATGACATGGTCGTCATGTCCCTTCAGCACCTGCATGGAGAATAACATGAGTCAGGAAGGAGGCGAGGGCAGCTCAGAGCCCTGGACCCTGCAGAACCTCGGGCCTCAAAAGCAGCCTTTGGGCATGGTGGGTAAGCAGAAAGCGCTGAGGGTAGGAAGAACAGGAGAGTCCTTCTAGCACCAGCCACTTCCCTATTGCTTCTCtacaaagcagcagctacagtAAGAGtcaggggaggggggtggcaTTTGGTGGCTACTGCTGTGGTACAGTGGGATATCTGGGGACTCCAAACCATGGATGGACCTTTGTGGGTACTAAGGCTGCACAAGCCGCCCCCGCTCAGAGCTGCATTCTGTCCTAGACCAAAACCTGGCAGCCGTTACCCACAGTACATTTAGGACCACCAGCTCCACTGGCCAcacagcagaaggcaggcagcacaCAAACAGCTGCGCACCAGCTGCCACCTCCCCAACACGGTGATGTGCGAAAAGggcagcaaaggcaggcaaTGATCGAGTAACATCTGCAGGTCGGCAGGGACCAGGCAGGTTAGGCAGGACCCCAGGGGACGAGGTGGCACATCACACCTGGCTGAGCCATGGGGAAGGGCAGCACGAAGGTGAGCAGCAGTTCAGTGTGAAAACAAGACCAGAGCTGCCCTTTGCAGGGAACATATTGAATTTGCCCTCAGCCAGGGGAAGGTACAGGGCAGACATCCCTGAGGGCAGACGTCCCCGTGAGCAGCACCTGTCAGCTCTGCTGGTAGTGGGCGCAGAGACCACGCTGTTGCGGGGCTCGGGAAagggctgcctgtgccagtTTGCTGCTGCGGGTGCAgcccctgcagtgctggcactgtgcacagcactgctgctaaCCCAGGTGCCACCGAGGCAGGggcttggggaaggggctgggaaCACCAGGGGCCTGGAAAAAGTCTCTGGAGGTGGAGAGCGTGCACCTGGACTGGAGAGGCTGCGAGAAGGGGTGGCTGgggctctgctctccctgcctcccaggcaggatgagggcaggcagggacctTGGCAGGGAGGGAACACCCAAGCGTTCTGGACCCTTACACCAGGGACAAGGCTTGGCTGAGCCCAGGAGGGCTGTGTCCCTCCCTGGATGCCAACGGGTCTGTAAGGCAAGAGGAAACGGCCCCAGGTTGTGCCAcgggaggtttagattggatattgcAAAAGACGTCTTCGCTGAAgaggtggtcaagcactggaacaggctgcccaggcaggtggTGGAGTCGCCATCCCCAGGGGTGTTTAAAAACCATGTggatgtggtgctcagggacgtggtttagtggtgggcttggcggTCCTGGGTTAACAATTGGGCtcaatgaccttaaaggtctttggCACCCTAAACAACTGTGTGCTTCCAAGGCAGGctacagccctgctgcaggcactcAGAGGAGGGGTGCAGGATGGAAACCCCCTTCTCTGAGGTCCGGGGTGACCCTTCTGCTGGCAGAACTGCAGCCCTGCACTGTCCATTGTGGCAATCGCCGAGATCAGCTGCAAGCAAGCTGTGCTGTGGATCTGCTCCCCACAGTCAGggacaggagctgcaggaagctGGCAGGTTGTACAGCTTCAAGGACCTTTAAATTCAAGTATGTCCAGGTGAATGCCTCTGGCCTGTGCCTCCTGAAGATAGGCAACTTGTGATCTTTGCCCAAGgcacttttaaaattctcagtGTTGTTTGCATCCTGTTGCTCATGGATATTTCACTGCTACTTCCTTCCTCTACCAGTTTGCTACACATCAAAGCACTAGAGTCTGGTTCTCAGCAAGGACTCCTGAAGGCACCTACCTTGGGGGCTTTAAGCTCCCCGCTGCGCCAATTCATGTCGATTTTGTGCTGCCTCATGAAGGCAAATTTCCAGGGGCTGTACATGAATCCAGGGCTCAGCAGGCGCCGCTTCCGCAGGTTCAAGGGCTCCTCAATTCCTGCAGGGGGAAAATACAGTAGCGTGCCTCATGGCGCACAGGCAGCACATGCCCTCACCCTATTGGGGAGCTAAGATGATGCACATCTGTGGGAGCTGTgggctgctccactgcagaTCCCAGCCACTATGTGCCATGTGGAGTAGTTTTCCTTACCTTCTTCACGGCATTTCTCTCTCCAAAGCAGGTTATCTTCAGCCAAGACCCTCCAGTAGCGACAGGTCTGGGCAGCACGGAGCAGGTCCCGAGGCTCCAGGAATGAGAGGACATAGAgtgccagctgcaggagaggaagCCAAGTCACAAGGGTACAGAGGGATCCCATGGCCGGTAATGGGTGGCGAGCACTGAggccagcctgtccctgcctcaACTCACCTCCTTGGGCAGCAGGGAAATGaagtctctctggaactggggtTCAATGACCTGCATCATGTACTTGATTTGGGAGGGCTCACAGCGATCGATGAGCTCATCCAGAGCAAGCAGCTTCTCTGGGCCGCTCCACCGCTGAGGAGAGGGACATCAGTCTCAATGCCTGTGCAGACAACAGGCCCTCACAGGCTCCCCTGTGGCTCTCTGCAATGCCTATGCCCAAAGCCCAACCCCAGCAGGGACACCAACCAGCACAGACAAGACAGGCTAGCCAGCCCTCTGCATCAGGCCAGGGCTCTGTTACACAGATCCCAAGACAGGAAGGAACCACAgagatggggctgggagctCGGTGCATCACACAAGACAGAACACAGGTGCTGTATGATGGCAGTGAAGGCAACACAACTCTAGGACAAAGGGGAGCAAGATGAGGACTAATGCCACTTCTGTGCTCCTTTACTTGAGGCAAAAACTCACTGGAAAAGCACTGTGAGACCCAAGCCCCTGACTGTGGCAGGTTTcatgcagacagacagactCCTGAGGGCTTggctcccctcctgcctgcctgtcaAACCCACAGCTTCTCAGGGCCCTCCAAGGTGAGCTCTTTGGCCAGGCTCCTAAGCCTACCTGGAAGGTGCGGAGCCAGTCCTGCAGCTCGGGAGGGGGGGCAACCGAGGGGATGCGGCGCCGCCGTGCCTGGCCTGCCTTGGCATTGCGCAGGTCCCCgaaggtggtggtgggactGGGCATGCAGGGACCCAGCGTCCTGGACCATGGGGAGAGACCAAAGCAACAGTGAGACATGTCAGTGCTATGCTGGGCCATGCTCTGCAGTCCTCAGAACAGTCCCCATAAACCACCAGCTGTGAACCTCCTGCCAAGATAACCAACCCCTGTCCCCATCACTTCCACTGGGACCACAGCTATACGTGCAGTCCCCTTAGCCTGGCCTGCCCTACAGGATGACAAAAtcacaggctggggctggaggcaaCTCCAGAGGTCCTCTGGTCCAAtgccctgctcaagcaggacaACCCAGATGGCTTTTGGTCtccccaaggatggagactccacaacctcaGCAGGACACCTAGACGACTGAGGGAGGAGACTGGTAGAAGGAGATCTTCCCACCTCCCAGGTACACTTGCTGCTCAGCAGACAGAGCACTCACCTGCTGTACTCAGAGCCCTTGCACAGCTTTTTACCAGGGGAAAGGGCTCTGCCATCCAGGCCGTTCTCTGACTTCCGCTTCATCTGCAAGGAGAAGGCAAGTTcaaggctggagcagagccttCTGCACACATTCTGGGTCACTCATTTTTCAGCCCAAAGTGACAGAGTAGGAGGCCCAGCCGAGCAAGTCTTCTGAGCCCACACTCACGCTGGGGACCTGCAGAGGGAAGCTGATGGCCACCTGAGCTATAGAGCTGGCAGAAGAGTTAATTTCTGTGGGAGGGATAGAACTTGGTCCTTCTGAAGGGCATATCAAAcctgatggggaaaaaatcagcaaaacagcTGCACAGGGACAAAAGCAGTGGCTGAGAACACCTGTCAGTATATCCACTTGGCCCCTCTCTAGGTGCAGCTCAACACGGAGCAGGCAGACCTGCAGCCTGAGCAGGGACCTCGGCAGACCGAAGCCTCCCAGCAAACCAGTCCTACAGCCAGGCCCCAGTGCTGTTCAGCATGCCCTGCTACACTGGGCAGCTACTGGGAGAGCTATGCTGGGACCTGTGGCAGACCATACCCCAACGTGGCCACATCAAAAGGAATCTACATCCTTCTAGCTCCATACAAGAGGAACTGGGTTAACAGGAAACATGAGGAGAGCAGGGTGGCTACTGGACAGTGCTGGCAGCCACCAGAAGGTGAGCAGGGAGCTCCCCCAACCCAGGTAGGAAGTTGGGGGCTCTTCCCCTCCAGTAACTGACCTGGGTACCAGCTGTGGGGCCCTGTGTTCAGGGCTGGCTGAGGCTTCTCAACACAACCCCTTCATCCTGCAGAAACCTCCCCGAGGCCTTTGTCTGCCCCCCAGCAGATTCCTGCTGCCCCAATCCAGGCTCTGCACTATGACATAGGggccccagcacagagcagggtgGCCCTGCTGGGAATGGGCGTGGCTGGGGACTCTCAGCAGTGCTTGGACAGACTGGGACTGTCCCTCCTTCCCTCAGCCCTAACAGCCAGGCACAACCTGCACCACAGGCCTTCCAGCCtagccagcacccagcaggcagcccgagctccctggctgctgcatcctgggggtctgcagcagaaatgccagCCAGGCATACACCCCACGCAGCAGGAGCTTGAAGCGCTACGGCAGTCCATGGCCCACTCTGGCACCACCACTGCGGCAAGCAACGGCTCCGAGGCCACCAGCCACCAGGACAGGACCATTGTCAGCGTGCCACTGTCAGCTCCTGCCTGAGAGCCACCTACCGCACAGGCAGCCCTCTCTTTGCAGAGCCCTCGTCTGGGgctgccctcccagcagcatTACCTTGGGCCGCACGTGACGGAGGCCACCGTCCTCTGTCCGCTGCAGGTAGTCTATCCAGCGCTCTCCAATGGTGTAATAGAAGTAGATGTTGCTGCCATCCTCCCCTTCCTCACTGTAGCAGCtcccctcttcctcttcttcctcctcctcctcctcctcctgctccccgcAGACATTGGAGCTGACAGGCTCCTGCGCCCCTCGCCCACTGGAGCCATCAGCCTCTGGTCGTGACCCTGGGCTCCCTTTCCCAGAGCGTTCTGGCTCCCAGGGGCCCGAaacatcctcctcctcagccaCCACCTACAACACAGGGAGAGGCAGGGTCAAGGTctgtctgctgcagctctgtgcagcatGCCCCGGGGCCCAGGGAGCTGAGGGGGCTGCcagtcagagcagcagcccagggaacACCGAGGCTTCCCTCAGCAGCATGGAAAAGGGGGTGATGAGCTAAGCAGAGGCAAAGATGGGAAGAGGGGAGCAGACTACTGATCTAAGGTACTCTCTAGGGTCACAGGGCAGCTACAGCCAAGCACAGTCTGGGGGCAGGTCacttcccagccccacagggaaGCACAGCCACAACATGACCGCGTTACGTGGCAGCCAGCAACTCTGCAACTgagcagaaaacacaaaccttGCAGGAGCATCAGTGGTGCTGAACAATACCAAAGTTGCCAGCTCCACCTCTGCAGCGAGCCATCTCCCCGCCTGCAGCTGGGAACAGCCCTCTACCCTTCGCTGATCAAAgcaaggagcagagctgccatgCCCAGACAGGATCCCAGCACCAGCAAGGAGGTGCATGCTGGGTGTTTCAGCCCTCAGCACCGTGCAGAGGCCCCTTCGCCCTCCAGTCAACCTGACCAGGATTACTTGAAAGGTTGCAAATAGCACGTGCCCATCTAATGCTGCCTGCACCCTTCCTCCCCAAAGAAACCAGCGCTGTCGTAacatcacaagaaaaaaaaaaaaaaagcagaaaaaaaaaaaaaagcagaaaaagcagaagtatcCAGCAATTActtggaggaagcagagcaatGCTCCTGGATCATGTGGGAATGAGGAACTGTTTTCCAGTACACCAAGAAAATTACTTAATCAGCAGCCCAGGATAATTTGCACATAAGAGTCCTAGGGAGTAGTACAGGAGATTACTGGCccacagcaattattttttgttagatCTTGGAATACAGGAGAAAATGCAAAGACAGGAAAGTGTTGTGCCAGAACTGAGGAAGGCGGGAGAAAAACGAGTCTTCACATAGCCTGACATCTGACAATAAAACAGCCGGTGCAGCATTCAATGAGTAAAAGATCAATGACAGGGACATGCGTTGCACCAGCTGATGAGTCTTTATGAAAACACatcttttcaaatacagttgAGTTTATTCCTTGCAGTGTTACATTTGGTCAAAAAAACCAATTACATAAATCACATCGATGAGACACACTCATACACTTCTAAGCACTTGAGCAGGGCACAGGCCTCTGACAGAGACACTGGCACACCATATCCTCTGAAGGGTTGCTGGATGAGATGGCTTGGATCAAGAAAGAGCTAGTGAGCAGCTCTCAAAATGTACCTGTTAATGGGAAACCGCGCATTTTCTGCTGATGGGTCTAGCACAGACCTGTAAGAGTGGGATGTGTGTGTGGAAAACCACAGCAgttataatttgttttattcacAATATGGAAGTAGATAAAATCTTTTCTGATTACATTTTAAGACTGACACTTGGGTAGGTAGCAAGGACAGAGCAGTTACACGGTGTGAGCTGCATCACTTTGTAAGCTGGGCTCAcccaaattaaatgcatttcaatACATCCAGAAGCAATGTTCTCCATTTAAAGACAGGGAGAGCAGGGCCAGCTGGGCACCAGGCACTGTGCGCCCTGTAAAGCAGTAAGTGAAAAGGATTGAGGGGTTGCACTCGGCACAAGCTTCAGGCTCAAAAACGTGAACAGGGAAGCACGAGCAGGAAAGCAGTACTATCCCCTGTGCTGCCCTACACAGATGAGTCATGCAATGCCCAGCCCACTTTTAAACACAATGCTTAAACCTCAAAGCTATTGCTTGATCTCCTCCCCTAAATGATTCAAAATctggagaaaataagaaaagaaatggagaggCAATAtagctggggaaggagaaatcCTCCTACCGGGCACTGCAACGTTGACCACAGTTAGGGCCAGGTTTATTCACATGTGAAAATTAGGCTTTAGTGCTCATGTGCCTAGCCCTGGACAGACACGCCAGATCAGAGGCAGACTGGTCATCTCTTCACACTGCCCAGTTAGACTGGACCCTGTCTGGCAGGTGGGTTTGGAACAGGGCTGGACTCTCAAGCAGGGGCAGTGGCCAGATGAGAAGGCACAGCACAACAGCCCATCTGGACACGCCTTTTTGAGAGGGAGCACTGAACCCAGGCTTCTCAAGCACATCCTCTGGCATCTAGAATCGAGGGTCACACCTAGGTGTTGGATGATAACAAACTCCAGGACAATGCTCCTGGGGCAGAACAGTCACTGACATCTCCCAGGCAGTAAAACACGTTCTAACAGTCATCCTCTCCCGGCCGCACAGTGTGCTCCAGAGCTTGACAGGGCAGGGTTGCTCTTAGGTGAGTGAATTtcctctgccccacagcactgcGGGAAGATACACTCCTGAAGAAGTCCCCAGAGCTCAGTTGGGTGTGTGCCAGCCCAAGTGGACAgcatgctggctgctgctctccgCAGATGAGGCAGACGACAGGCTAGAAGGCTTGGCAAGAGACACAGACTCTGGCCTCCTCAGCTGTTGGTCCAGAGGAAGAATCTCTCTCCACACCCAATTCTGGCCTCCAGCGATGAACAATAGTGGAACTTAACAACTATCTGCAGGAGATCTATGGATGGCTAgctgctctggggctgtggAGGCTGCAGGAAGCCATGAGTACCCTCTGGGGTCAGAGCACAGTTTCTATCAGGGATGATGGGGTGGGCGCATCACAGTggccagagcagctcccagccaggctctgtgctcAGGGGTTGCTGCAGCCTCTGGCAAGATACCACAAAGCCAGCTAGGCCTGGAATATCTTAGCCTTCCCACCAGGATGCTCCCCAAACCAAGCTGCCACCTTACAGGAAAACTGCAGACAGATCACTTGGCTGTTTGAAAGGGCGCAGCATTCGTTTGGCCTCCTTGTTCCAGTGTCTCCTCCCTTGTAAACCTCCTCTGACCCTCTACCAGCTACCAGCTCTCCCAGCATAAGACACCCTCCTTAACTCCTACACCACGAGGGAGGACCACCTCCCTGCCAGGTAGGTGGGGGAACCCTAGCTTTCTTTTCCTACCTGAGGCACAGGAGCTTTACTCTCCCCCTGCAGACCAGGGCTCACCCTCGCAGCTTCTTCACTGCTTGGCCTCCTCCTGCAAGTCATCCGCTGACTGTTCAGCTCCAAGATGCGGGTGGTGATGCCTTTGACATGGAGAAGATCATCAAGTGAGTTGAAACCCTTCAGCTCCTGTGAGAAGAGAAGATTCGATATGGAGTGGAGAAACCCCAGCATCAAAGCTGGACCAAGTGTACTCACACCCTCCTCAGACAGGCTCTCTTTCCTGGCTGGTTCAGACCTACCAGCCTGCATCTTGCTTACAAT
It encodes:
- the RRP8 gene encoding ribosomal RNA-processing protein 8 isoform X3; translated protein: MSGPGGPGPGGGGKLDINRAGVAELEGALSGIGRRRARGIVRKREELKGFNSLDDLLHVKGITTRILELNSQRMTCRRRPSSEEAARVSPGLQGESKAPVPQVVAEEEDVSGPWEPERSGKGSPGSRPEADGSSGRGAQEPVSSNVCGEQEEEEEEEEEEEGSCYSEEGEDGSNIYFYYTIGERWIDYLQRTEDGGLRHVRPKMKRKSENGLDGRALSPGKKLCKGSEYSRTLGPCMPSPTTTFGDLRNAKAGQARRRRIPSVAPPPELQDWLRTFQRWSGPEKLLALDELIDRCEPSQIKYMMQVIEPQFQRDFISLLPKELALYVLSFLEPRDLLRAAQTCRYWRVLAEDNLLWREKCREEGIEEPLNLRKRRLLSPGFMYSPWKFAFMRQHKIDMNWRSGELKAPKVLKGHDDHVITCLQFCGNRIVSGSDDNTLKVWSAVTGECVQTLVGHTGGVWSSQMRDSIVISGSTDRTLKVWNADTGECVHTLYGHTSTVRCMHLHGNRVVSGSRDATLRLWDIETGQCLHVLMGHVAAVRCVQYDGHKVVSGAYDYTVKVWDPESESCTHTLQGHTNRVYSLQFDGTHIVSGSLDTSIRVWDVESGNCLHTLMGHQSLTSGMELRDNILVSGNADSTVKIWDIKTGQCLQTLQGPSKHQSAVTCLQFSSKFVVTSSDDGTVKLWDLKTGEFVRNLVALESGGSGGVVWRIRASNTKLVCAVGSRNGTEETKLLVLDFDVDLK